One window from the genome of Anopheles merus strain MAF chromosome 3R, AmerM5.1, whole genome shotgun sequence encodes:
- the LOC121596871 gene encoding ubiquitin conjugation factor E4 B isoform X1 gives MRTEANDANAEIRARRLRKLGAKTTKNVANSNAPSAEDGNSTSQATSSNSGSSSTTTTTSVELEKVADSQQMPTTVAPIGPAKADTVPMESSNSDTVGSSSSLAGSNTADPTTDLILPDKIEASLMLGLEVAEQSQQQQQQQQKARSVLVASVPASTASAALRKKPIPSGVVAPSTTAPVNTWAVKKRSSSDHCATKPDGADHHPNSTEGNTLDPKTHCEQDSRVSAQDELLQIMLRIMKINSKARYSNSRFTIEANVLENALEMLDRQRYDEFCAEVIVEVIKGIYYGKLIEAHGEDSDAGRLSDSWSTIPSKKVKPIMLDEVVIGRSGRSGSSGMAAGSTATPMDIDIEMQPEEDAPGYCSSKPSMKAFANNRVAALEYLIGCYLRSNEELYSYTKVKKSKKMYLAETLPSVVSVIRQQTLKYAILVLKNTFQSFCQPDGGSVESSGSSGGAINSGSTSSSTSKTTAGSTALEKSPLLTLMYENKVSADFMSNLMAESRKSDGEEDFRVIFNAVLDDLFIDMQNAICNENIVADPLNRLKELIETRVDNTHPICLLIVEHRIFLTAFTPDKYFAREISKVSYLAPFLSLSVMLDENPKFASHHFSDNVCDRTLASSFHAILSNTRKVLHSIFLVLLSNQYSRYEMLNYIAAILKSNAKRIQYNADDRFLAKDGFMLNFMSVLQLLSVKINLSRIDPLYPHHPESLVEIEDETKLKFSSQEYADWLGTLKDVKDWEQHKFVTHCWFLTLHAHHLGIIPAIQRYNKLLRATKELQRMVDELNATKTQWENTPLARRNKQIRDRCVSQMNKLSKAKLSCDIAIIDPNVLSACMQFYSTVCEYMLYQIENRPIDGPFTNQQHPSTLVASENFCALPEWYIEDIADFILFCMQHSSSVIDYVDNSIITWILTLVCAPHLIKNPYITAKLIEVLFVTSPTIQTTSQRLYLQIINHELAQTALVSALMKFYTDIETTGQSTEFYDKFTIRYHISHLFKGLWESALHRQAFVNESKSGKQFVKFVNFFLNDTTYLLDECLEYLKRIHETQVLMMDDSGWNALTQEAQQSRQRQLVQDERQCRSYLTLARETVDMFHYMTIDIKEPFLRPELIDRLSSMLNYNMHQLCGPKCNDLRVRHPHKYGWEPRRLLGQLVDIYLHLSCDEFANALAADERSFEKQFFEDAANRVERIGIRSHRDVDEFRKLIHKAAEIYVKNQENADEFAEAPDDFKDPLMDTLMTDPVILPSGTIMDRAIITRHLLNSSTDPFNRQPLTEDMLKPATELKERIQQWIKEYRAQKKSS, from the exons ATGCGTACAGAGGCAAACGACGCAAACGCTGAG ATTCGGGCACGAAGATTAAGAAAGTTGGGAGCAAAAACTACTAAAAATGTGGCCAACAGTAATGCTCCGTCAGCTGAGGACGGCAATTCCACATCGCAAGCCACTAGTAGCAatagtggcagcagcagcaccactactactacctcTGTGGAACTAGAAAAAGTAGCAGATTCTCAACAAATGCCAACGACAGTAGCGCCGATCGGTCCGGCCAAAGCGGACACGGTGCCGATGGagagcagcaacagcgacACTGTCGGGAGTAGCAGTAGTCTCGCCGGGAGTAACACCGCCGATCCCACGACGGATCTGATTCTGCCTGATAAAATTGAAGCCTCACTCATGCTGGGCCTCGAGGTGGCGGAACAatctcaacagcagcagcagcagcagcaaaaagcaCGCTCCGTGCTAGTAGCGTCCGTGCCGGCGTCAACAGCGAGTGCGGCACTGCGAAAAAAGCCAATCCCGTCGGGGGTGGTGGCCCCCTCGACGACAGCACCAGTCAACACGTGGGCAGTGAAGAAACGGTCCTCTTCCGACCACTGCGCCACGAAACCGGATGGAGCGGATCATCATCCCAACAGCACGGAGGGCAACACGCTTGACCCGAAGACGCACTGCGAACAGGACAGCCGCGTGTCGGCGCAGGACGAACTGCTGCAGATTATGCTGCGAATCATGAAGATCAACAGCAAGGCGCGTTACTCCAATTCCCGCTTCACGATCGAGGCCAATGTGTTGGAAAATGCGCTCGAAATGCTGGACCGTCAGCGCTACGACGAGTTCTGCGCGGAGGTAATTGTGGAGGTCATTAAAGGCATCTACTATGGCAAGCTGATTGAGGCACACGGCGAGGACAGCGATGCGGGCCGTCTGTCGGATAGCTGGAGTACGATTCCGAGCAAAAAGGTGAAACCGATCATGCTGGACGAGGTGGTGATTGGGCGCAGTGGTCGCAGCGGCAGCAGTGGCATGGCTGCAGGCAGTACCGCCACCCCGATGGACATCGACATCGAGATGCAGCCGGAGGAGGACGCACCGGGCTACTGCTCGTCGAAGCCGTCGATGAAAGCGTTCGCCAACAATCGTGTGGCCGCGCTGGAGTACCTTATCGGCTGCTACCTGCGCTCGAACGAAGAGCTGTACAGCTACACGAAGgtgaagaaaagcaaaaagatgTATCTGGCCGAGACGCTGCCCAGCGTGGTGTCGGTGATACGTCAGCAGACGCTCAAGTACGCAATACTCGTGCTGAAGAATACCTTCCAGAGCTTCTGCCAGCCGGACGGTGGCAGTGTGGagagcagtggcagcagtggCGGTGCAATTAATAgcggcagcaccagcagcagcaccagcaaaacAACAGCCGGTAGTACCGCGTTGGAAAAGTCGCCCCTGCTGACGCTGATGTACGAGAACAAAGTGTCAGCCGACTTTATGTCCAACCTGATGGCGGAAAGCCGCAAATCGGACGGCGAGGAGGATTTCCGCGTCATCTTCAATGCGGTGCTGGACGATCTGTTCATCGACATGCAGAATGCAATCTGCAACGAAAACATCGTGGCGGACCCGCTGAACCGGCTGAAGGAGCTGATCGAAACGCGCGTGGACAATACGCACCCGATCTGTTTGCTGATCGTGGAGCACCGGATCTTCCTGACGGCCTTCACGCCGGACAAGTACTTTGCGCGCGAGATATCGAAGGTGTCGTATCTGGCCCCGTTCCTGTCGCTGTCCGTGATGCTGGACGAGAATCCCAAGTTTGCCAGCCACCACTTCTCCGACAACGTGTGCGATCGTACGCTCGCCAGCTCGTTTCACGCGATCCTGAGCAACACGCGCAAAGTGCTGCATTCTATCtttctggtgctgctgtccAATCAGTACAGCCGGTACGAGATGCTGAACTACATCGCGGCCATTCTCAAATCGAACGCCAAGCGCATCCAGTACAATGCCGACGATCGCTTTCTGGCGAAGGACGGGTTCATGCTCAACTTCATGTccgtgctgcagctgctgtcGGTCAAGATCAATCTGTCGCGCATCGATCCGCTCTATCCGCACCATCCGGAAAGCTTGGTCGAGATCGAGGACGAGACGAAGCTAAAGTTCTCCTCGCAAGAGTACGCGGACTGGCTGGGCACGCTGAAGGACGTGAAGGACTGGGAGCAGCACAAGTTTGTCACGCACTGCTGGTTCCTGACGCTGCACGCGCACCATCTCGGCATTATCCCGGCGATCCAGCGCTACAACAAGCTGCTCCGGGCGACGAAGGAGCTGCAGCGCATGGTGGACGAGCTGAACGCGACCAAGACGCAGTGGGAAAACACGCCGCTCGCTCGCCGCAACAAGCAGATACGCGACCGGTGCGTCAGCCAGATGAACAAGCTGTCGAAGGCGAAGCTGAGCTGCGACATTGCCATCATCGACCCGAATGTGCTGAGCGCTTGCATGCAGTTCTACTCGACCGTGTGCGAGTACATGCTGTACCAGATCGAGAATCGGCCGATCGATGGACCGTTCACGAACCAGCAGCACCCGTCGACGCTGGTGGCGAGCGAAAACTTTTGCGCCCTGCCCGAATGGTACATCGAGGATATTGCTGATTTTATACTCTTCTGTATGCA acacagctcCAGTGTGATCGATTATGTGGATAATTCCATCATCACCTGGATCCTGACGCTGGTATGTGCACCGCATCTGATCAAGAATCCCTACATCACTGCCAAACTGATCGAGGTCCTGTTCGTAACGTCTCCAACCATCCAGACCACCTCGCAACGGCTATATCTGCAG ATTATCAATCACGAACTTGCTCAGACTGCGTTAGTAAGTGCACTTATGAAGTTTTATACTGATATCGAAACGACGGGACAAAGTACTGAGTTTTATGACAAATTTACGATAAG ATATCATATAAGTCATCTGTTTAAGGGTCTCTGGGAAAGCGCACTGCATCGACAGGCGTTTGTAAACGAATCAAAGAGTGGCAAGCAGTTTGTAAAGTTTGTAAACTTTTTCCTCAACGACACCACCTACCTGCTGGACGAGTGTTTGGAGTATCTGAAGCGCATCCACGAGACGCAGGTGCTGATGATGGACGATTCGGGCTGGAATGCGCTAACGCAGGAGGCGCAGCAGAGCCGCCAGCGGCAGCTGGTGCAGGACGAGCGCCAGTGCCGGTCGTACCTGACGCTGGCGCGCGAAACCGTCGACATGTTCCACTACATGACGATCGACATCAAGGAGCCGTTCCTGCGCCCCGAGCTGATCGATCGGCTGAGCTCGATGCTCAACTACAACATGCACCAGCTGTGCGGCCCGAAGTGTAACGATCTGCGCGTCCGCCACCCGCACAAGTACGGCTGGGAGCCGAGGCGCCTGCTGGGCCAGCTGGTCGATATCTATCTGCATCTGAGCTGTGATGAGTTTGCCAACGCACTGGCCGCCGACGAGCGTTCGTTCGAGAAGCAGTTCTTCGAGGATGCGGCGAATCGTGTGGAGCGGATCGGCATCCGCTCGCACCGCGATGTGGACGAGTTCCGCAAGCTGATCCACAAGGCGGCGGAGATCTACGTGAAGAATCAGGAGAACGCGGACGAGTTTGCGGAGGCACCGGACGATTTCAAGGACCCGCTGATGGACACACTGATGACGGATCCGGTCATCCTGCCGTCCGGCACCATCATGGACCGGGCGATCATCACGCGGCATCTGTTGAACAGCAGCACCGATCCGTTCAACCGTCAGCCCCTTACGGAAGATATGCTTAAACCGG CCACCGAACTGAAGGAACGCATCCAGCAGTGGATCAAAGAATATCGAGCTCAGAAGAAGTCCAGCTAA
- the LOC121596871 gene encoding ubiquitin conjugation factor E4 B isoform X2 produces MELTPEEIRARRLRKLGAKTTKNVANSNAPSAEDGNSTSQATSSNSGSSSTTTTTSVELEKVADSQQMPTTVAPIGPAKADTVPMESSNSDTVGSSSSLAGSNTADPTTDLILPDKIEASLMLGLEVAEQSQQQQQQQQKARSVLVASVPASTASAALRKKPIPSGVVAPSTTAPVNTWAVKKRSSSDHCATKPDGADHHPNSTEGNTLDPKTHCEQDSRVSAQDELLQIMLRIMKINSKARYSNSRFTIEANVLENALEMLDRQRYDEFCAEVIVEVIKGIYYGKLIEAHGEDSDAGRLSDSWSTIPSKKVKPIMLDEVVIGRSGRSGSSGMAAGSTATPMDIDIEMQPEEDAPGYCSSKPSMKAFANNRVAALEYLIGCYLRSNEELYSYTKVKKSKKMYLAETLPSVVSVIRQQTLKYAILVLKNTFQSFCQPDGGSVESSGSSGGAINSGSTSSSTSKTTAGSTALEKSPLLTLMYENKVSADFMSNLMAESRKSDGEEDFRVIFNAVLDDLFIDMQNAICNENIVADPLNRLKELIETRVDNTHPICLLIVEHRIFLTAFTPDKYFAREISKVSYLAPFLSLSVMLDENPKFASHHFSDNVCDRTLASSFHAILSNTRKVLHSIFLVLLSNQYSRYEMLNYIAAILKSNAKRIQYNADDRFLAKDGFMLNFMSVLQLLSVKINLSRIDPLYPHHPESLVEIEDETKLKFSSQEYADWLGTLKDVKDWEQHKFVTHCWFLTLHAHHLGIIPAIQRYNKLLRATKELQRMVDELNATKTQWENTPLARRNKQIRDRCVSQMNKLSKAKLSCDIAIIDPNVLSACMQFYSTVCEYMLYQIENRPIDGPFTNQQHPSTLVASENFCALPEWYIEDIADFILFCMQHSSSVIDYVDNSIITWILTLVCAPHLIKNPYITAKLIEVLFVTSPTIQTTSQRLYLQIINHELAQTALVSALMKFYTDIETTGQSTEFYDKFTIRYHISHLFKGLWESALHRQAFVNESKSGKQFVKFVNFFLNDTTYLLDECLEYLKRIHETQVLMMDDSGWNALTQEAQQSRQRQLVQDERQCRSYLTLARETVDMFHYMTIDIKEPFLRPELIDRLSSMLNYNMHQLCGPKCNDLRVRHPHKYGWEPRRLLGQLVDIYLHLSCDEFANALAADERSFEKQFFEDAANRVERIGIRSHRDVDEFRKLIHKAAEIYVKNQENADEFAEAPDDFKDPLMDTLMTDPVILPSGTIMDRAIITRHLLNSSTDPFNRQPLTEDMLKPATELKERIQQWIKEYRAQKKSS; encoded by the exons ATGGAGCTAACGCCGGAAGAG ATTCGGGCACGAAGATTAAGAAAGTTGGGAGCAAAAACTACTAAAAATGTGGCCAACAGTAATGCTCCGTCAGCTGAGGACGGCAATTCCACATCGCAAGCCACTAGTAGCAatagtggcagcagcagcaccactactactacctcTGTGGAACTAGAAAAAGTAGCAGATTCTCAACAAATGCCAACGACAGTAGCGCCGATCGGTCCGGCCAAAGCGGACACGGTGCCGATGGagagcagcaacagcgacACTGTCGGGAGTAGCAGTAGTCTCGCCGGGAGTAACACCGCCGATCCCACGACGGATCTGATTCTGCCTGATAAAATTGAAGCCTCACTCATGCTGGGCCTCGAGGTGGCGGAACAatctcaacagcagcagcagcagcagcaaaaagcaCGCTCCGTGCTAGTAGCGTCCGTGCCGGCGTCAACAGCGAGTGCGGCACTGCGAAAAAAGCCAATCCCGTCGGGGGTGGTGGCCCCCTCGACGACAGCACCAGTCAACACGTGGGCAGTGAAGAAACGGTCCTCTTCCGACCACTGCGCCACGAAACCGGATGGAGCGGATCATCATCCCAACAGCACGGAGGGCAACACGCTTGACCCGAAGACGCACTGCGAACAGGACAGCCGCGTGTCGGCGCAGGACGAACTGCTGCAGATTATGCTGCGAATCATGAAGATCAACAGCAAGGCGCGTTACTCCAATTCCCGCTTCACGATCGAGGCCAATGTGTTGGAAAATGCGCTCGAAATGCTGGACCGTCAGCGCTACGACGAGTTCTGCGCGGAGGTAATTGTGGAGGTCATTAAAGGCATCTACTATGGCAAGCTGATTGAGGCACACGGCGAGGACAGCGATGCGGGCCGTCTGTCGGATAGCTGGAGTACGATTCCGAGCAAAAAGGTGAAACCGATCATGCTGGACGAGGTGGTGATTGGGCGCAGTGGTCGCAGCGGCAGCAGTGGCATGGCTGCAGGCAGTACCGCCACCCCGATGGACATCGACATCGAGATGCAGCCGGAGGAGGACGCACCGGGCTACTGCTCGTCGAAGCCGTCGATGAAAGCGTTCGCCAACAATCGTGTGGCCGCGCTGGAGTACCTTATCGGCTGCTACCTGCGCTCGAACGAAGAGCTGTACAGCTACACGAAGgtgaagaaaagcaaaaagatgTATCTGGCCGAGACGCTGCCCAGCGTGGTGTCGGTGATACGTCAGCAGACGCTCAAGTACGCAATACTCGTGCTGAAGAATACCTTCCAGAGCTTCTGCCAGCCGGACGGTGGCAGTGTGGagagcagtggcagcagtggCGGTGCAATTAATAgcggcagcaccagcagcagcaccagcaaaacAACAGCCGGTAGTACCGCGTTGGAAAAGTCGCCCCTGCTGACGCTGATGTACGAGAACAAAGTGTCAGCCGACTTTATGTCCAACCTGATGGCGGAAAGCCGCAAATCGGACGGCGAGGAGGATTTCCGCGTCATCTTCAATGCGGTGCTGGACGATCTGTTCATCGACATGCAGAATGCAATCTGCAACGAAAACATCGTGGCGGACCCGCTGAACCGGCTGAAGGAGCTGATCGAAACGCGCGTGGACAATACGCACCCGATCTGTTTGCTGATCGTGGAGCACCGGATCTTCCTGACGGCCTTCACGCCGGACAAGTACTTTGCGCGCGAGATATCGAAGGTGTCGTATCTGGCCCCGTTCCTGTCGCTGTCCGTGATGCTGGACGAGAATCCCAAGTTTGCCAGCCACCACTTCTCCGACAACGTGTGCGATCGTACGCTCGCCAGCTCGTTTCACGCGATCCTGAGCAACACGCGCAAAGTGCTGCATTCTATCtttctggtgctgctgtccAATCAGTACAGCCGGTACGAGATGCTGAACTACATCGCGGCCATTCTCAAATCGAACGCCAAGCGCATCCAGTACAATGCCGACGATCGCTTTCTGGCGAAGGACGGGTTCATGCTCAACTTCATGTccgtgctgcagctgctgtcGGTCAAGATCAATCTGTCGCGCATCGATCCGCTCTATCCGCACCATCCGGAAAGCTTGGTCGAGATCGAGGACGAGACGAAGCTAAAGTTCTCCTCGCAAGAGTACGCGGACTGGCTGGGCACGCTGAAGGACGTGAAGGACTGGGAGCAGCACAAGTTTGTCACGCACTGCTGGTTCCTGACGCTGCACGCGCACCATCTCGGCATTATCCCGGCGATCCAGCGCTACAACAAGCTGCTCCGGGCGACGAAGGAGCTGCAGCGCATGGTGGACGAGCTGAACGCGACCAAGACGCAGTGGGAAAACACGCCGCTCGCTCGCCGCAACAAGCAGATACGCGACCGGTGCGTCAGCCAGATGAACAAGCTGTCGAAGGCGAAGCTGAGCTGCGACATTGCCATCATCGACCCGAATGTGCTGAGCGCTTGCATGCAGTTCTACTCGACCGTGTGCGAGTACATGCTGTACCAGATCGAGAATCGGCCGATCGATGGACCGTTCACGAACCAGCAGCACCCGTCGACGCTGGTGGCGAGCGAAAACTTTTGCGCCCTGCCCGAATGGTACATCGAGGATATTGCTGATTTTATACTCTTCTGTATGCA acacagctcCAGTGTGATCGATTATGTGGATAATTCCATCATCACCTGGATCCTGACGCTGGTATGTGCACCGCATCTGATCAAGAATCCCTACATCACTGCCAAACTGATCGAGGTCCTGTTCGTAACGTCTCCAACCATCCAGACCACCTCGCAACGGCTATATCTGCAG ATTATCAATCACGAACTTGCTCAGACTGCGTTAGTAAGTGCACTTATGAAGTTTTATACTGATATCGAAACGACGGGACAAAGTACTGAGTTTTATGACAAATTTACGATAAG ATATCATATAAGTCATCTGTTTAAGGGTCTCTGGGAAAGCGCACTGCATCGACAGGCGTTTGTAAACGAATCAAAGAGTGGCAAGCAGTTTGTAAAGTTTGTAAACTTTTTCCTCAACGACACCACCTACCTGCTGGACGAGTGTTTGGAGTATCTGAAGCGCATCCACGAGACGCAGGTGCTGATGATGGACGATTCGGGCTGGAATGCGCTAACGCAGGAGGCGCAGCAGAGCCGCCAGCGGCAGCTGGTGCAGGACGAGCGCCAGTGCCGGTCGTACCTGACGCTGGCGCGCGAAACCGTCGACATGTTCCACTACATGACGATCGACATCAAGGAGCCGTTCCTGCGCCCCGAGCTGATCGATCGGCTGAGCTCGATGCTCAACTACAACATGCACCAGCTGTGCGGCCCGAAGTGTAACGATCTGCGCGTCCGCCACCCGCACAAGTACGGCTGGGAGCCGAGGCGCCTGCTGGGCCAGCTGGTCGATATCTATCTGCATCTGAGCTGTGATGAGTTTGCCAACGCACTGGCCGCCGACGAGCGTTCGTTCGAGAAGCAGTTCTTCGAGGATGCGGCGAATCGTGTGGAGCGGATCGGCATCCGCTCGCACCGCGATGTGGACGAGTTCCGCAAGCTGATCCACAAGGCGGCGGAGATCTACGTGAAGAATCAGGAGAACGCGGACGAGTTTGCGGAGGCACCGGACGATTTCAAGGACCCGCTGATGGACACACTGATGACGGATCCGGTCATCCTGCCGTCCGGCACCATCATGGACCGGGCGATCATCACGCGGCATCTGTTGAACAGCAGCACCGATCCGTTCAACCGTCAGCCCCTTACGGAAGATATGCTTAAACCGG CCACCGAACTGAAGGAACGCATCCAGCAGTGGATCAAAGAATATCGAGCTCAGAAGAAGTCCAGCTAA
- the LOC121596873 gene encoding mitochondrial import receptor subunit TOM40 homolog 1 has translation MGNVLASSKPIAGPGGLPPPMPTEALPAVGADGAGSPDKPSGEAKPLENPGTMEELHRKCKDVMPVNFEGAKLMINKGLSNHFQVSHTINLNSSNTSGYRFGAMYVGTKQLSPTEAFPVVLGDIDPSGNLNANIIHQVTPKVRCKFASQIQSSKVTAAQLTTDYKGPNYTTSLTIGNPNIINNSGVVVAHYLQAVTNKLAMGGEFAYQYGPAVPGGQIALMSAAARYATDLYTWSGTVGAAGVHLCYYQRASEQLQIGAEVETSFRMQESVATIGYQVDLPKSDLVFRGMLDSNWTVGAVLEKKLQPLPFTFALSGMLNHTKNQFRLGCGLIVG, from the exons ATGGGTAACGTGTTGGCTTCCTCGAAACCGATCGCTGGCCCCGGTGGTCTGCCTCCACCGATGCCCACAGAAGCGCTCCCCGCTGTTGGAGCCGATGGGGCCGGCTCACCGGATAAGCCATCCGGCGAAGCTAAACCACTGGAAAACCCGGGCACCATGGAAGAGCTACACAGGAAATGCAAAG ATGTGATGCCAGTAAACTTTGAAGGAGCGAAACTGATGATCAACAAGGGCTTGAGCAACCATTTTCAGGTATCGCACACGATTAATCTGAATTCCTCGAATACTAGCGGCTACCGGTTCGGCGCGATGTACGTCGGCACGAAGCAGCTGTCCCCGACCGAAGCATTCCCCGTCGTACTGGGTGACATTGATCCGTCGGGAAATCTGAATGCAAACATCATTCACCAGGTGACACCGAAGGTTCGGTGTAAATTCGCATCACAG ATCCAAAGCAGTAAGGTAACGGCGGCACAGCTTACGACAGATTACAAGGGCCCGAACTACACAACCTCGCTCACCATCGGCAACCCGAACATTATCAACAATTCCGGCGTCGTGGTGGCACATTACCTGCAGGCGGTCACGAACAAATTGGCCATGGGCGGAGAGTTTGCGTACCAGTACGGACCGGCGGTACCTGGTGGACAGATTGCTCTCATGTCGGCTGCTGCCAG ATACGCCACCGATTTGTACACGTGGTCCGGCACGGTAGGGGCGGCCGGTGTGCACCTTTGCTACTATCAGCGGGCCAGCGAGCAGCTGCAGATTGGCGCCGAGGTGGAAACTAGCTTCCGGATGCAGGAATCCGTCGCTACCATCGGCTATCAAGTGGACCTGCCCAAGTCGGATCTGGTGTTCCGCGGCATGCTGGACAGCAACTGGACGGTGGGAGCCGTGCTGGAGAAGAAGCTACAGCCGCTACCTTTCACCTTTGCGCTCAGCGGCATGTTGAATCACACTAAAAATCAGTTCCGGCTCGGGTGTGGGTTGATCGTCGGTTAA